The Pyricularia oryzae 70-15 chromosome 5, whole genome shotgun sequence genome includes a region encoding these proteins:
- a CDS encoding nuclear transcription factor Y subunit A-7 encodes MMEYAQYQQPPQNAHSNFQSSTASNNITSPTSQHVQTSPIIPQQNQQAANANQTHMYQPPYGVPQQSLHYGMPGIQAAALAATAAASGSNYPYSLPSDPSLQQTSPRMGSKKEARGNPRSPQQMDAQRRMSQVTSPGLPNAQAMMNHTGARPGVAAPTMPAQQMGPPQSPEIAAGAVEESPLYVNAKQFHRILKRRVARQKLEEQLRLTSKGRKPYLHESRHNHAMRRPRGPGGRFLTADEVLEIEKQKGLGGAESEIKHDVESSPPAKANNKRKSMSVPDTANKKAKVDTESPDVEEEEDAEDDG; translated from the coding sequence ATGATGGAGTACGCGCAGTACCAGCAGCCGCCGCAAAATGCGCACTCGAATTTCCAGAGCTCAACGGCGTCCAATAACATCACGTCGCCAACGTCTCAACATGTCCAGACCTCGCCCATAATCCCGCAACAGAATCAGCAAGCCGCAAACGCCAACCAAACCCACATGTATCAACCACCGTACGGAGTGCCCCAGCAAAGCTTGCACTATGGGATGCCGGGGATCCAGGCCGCCGCACTGGCGGCCACAGCTGCCGCTTCAGGTTCAAATTACCCCTACAGCTTACCGTCGGACCCAAGCCTGCAGCAAACCTCACCGCGTATGGGCTCAAAGAAGGAAGCTAGAGGCAACCCTCGCTCTCCTCAACAGATGGACGCACAACGTCGCATGAGCCAGGTCACGAGTCCAGGACTACCTAATGCCCAGGCCATGATGAACCACACCGGTGCCCGCCCCGGTGTTGCGGCGCCGACCATGCCGGCACAACAGATGGGCCCGCCTCAATCACCCGAGATTGCTGCCGGTGCAGTTGAAGAGTCCCCACTATATGTGAATGCCAAGCAGTTCCATCGCATCCTCAAGCGCCGTGTAGCAAGACAAAAGCTTGAAGAACAACTTCGCTTGACCTCAAAGGGACGGAAACCTTATTTGCACGAGTCTCGACACAATCACGCCATGCGGAGGCCTCGCGGTCCTGGTGGACGTTTCCTCACTGCCGACGAGGTCCTTGAGATCGAGAAACAGAAGGGACTGGGTGGCGCTGAATCAGAGATCAAGCATGATGTCGAGTCGTCGCCGCCAGCAAAGGCCAATAACAAGCGCAAGTCCATGTCGGTCCCGGATACGGCCAACAAGAAGGCCAAAGTGGATACAGAAAGTCCCGATGttgaagaggaggaggatgccgAGGACGATGGATGA